One region of Quercus lobata isolate SW786 chromosome 2, ValleyOak3.0 Primary Assembly, whole genome shotgun sequence genomic DNA includes:
- the LOC115977899 gene encoding auxin-induced protein 6B-like, with the protein MSAGLGKCSKIRHIVRLRQMLRRWRNKARLSANRIPSDVPAGHVAVCVGSSCRRFVVRATHLNHPIFKKLLVQAEEEYGFNNQGPLAIPCDESLFEEVLRFISRSESGKNGNNPTRFVNLEDFQRYCHVGIRNNLDFWPESRPLLHGIADKTIW; encoded by the coding sequence atgtcagccGGACTGGGAAAATGCAGCAAAATCCGCCACATTGTGAGGCTCCGCCAAATGCTGAGACGGTGGCGCAACAAGGCACGGCTTTCAGCCAATCGCATACCGTCGGATGTGCCGGCGGGACACGTGGCGGTCTGCGTGGGCAGCAGTTGCAGGAGATTCGTGGTGCGCGCGACGCACCTGAACCACCCCATCTTCAAAAAGCTCCTGGTCCAAGCCGAAGAGGAGTACGGGTTCAACAACCAAGGCCCGCTGGCGATTCCGTGCGACGAGTCGCTATTCGAGGAAGTGCTCCGATTCATTTCGCGATCCGAGTCGGGTAAGAACGGCAACAACCCGACCCGCTTCGTGAATCTCGAGGATTTTCAGAGGTACTGCCACGTGGGCATCCGTAACAACCTTGACTTCTGGCCTGAATCTCGACCGTTGCTTCATGGGATCGCCGACAAAACTATCTGGTAA